In Paenibacillus sonchi, a single genomic region encodes these proteins:
- a CDS encoding ABC transporter permease: MQLETQLTSPQAGSGRLWKRFKKQKMLHLFVGLGMVFLVIFSYTPMFGILMAFKDYSISSGIKGIFTSDWVGLKYFDEFVHDYQFGQIVRNTLILSFLKVIFAFPAPILLAIMLNEVKNMAFKRFVQTVSYLPHFISWVVVVGVSYAFLSADVGVVNKALMSLGFIHEPLNILTSPNYFWGLAVGSAIWKEMGWWTIIFLAAITGINPALYEAAEIDGAGRLARIRHITLPGMKGTIVVVLVLTIGSILGGGLVGSNFEQAYLFGNSINNPTSEIVQTYAFKVGLRDGRFSYAAAIDLIQSVISVILIFSSNFIAKRMSGSSLF, from the coding sequence ATGCAACTGGAGACACAGCTTACCAGCCCGCAGGCCGGCAGCGGCCGATTATGGAAGCGGTTCAAAAAACAAAAGATGCTTCATTTATTTGTTGGACTCGGCATGGTGTTTTTGGTGATTTTTTCGTACACGCCGATGTTCGGGATTCTGATGGCGTTTAAAGACTACAGCATTTCAAGCGGCATCAAGGGGATTTTTACAAGTGATTGGGTGGGGCTGAAGTATTTCGATGAATTTGTGCATGATTATCAGTTCGGCCAAATTGTCCGCAATACGCTGATCCTGAGCTTTCTGAAGGTCATCTTCGCTTTTCCGGCGCCGATTCTGCTCGCGATTATGCTGAATGAAGTGAAAAACATGGCCTTCAAGCGGTTCGTTCAGACGGTCAGCTATCTGCCGCATTTTATCTCCTGGGTTGTGGTGGTCGGTGTTTCCTATGCCTTTTTGTCCGCAGATGTCGGTGTGGTCAACAAGGCTCTGATGAGCCTCGGCTTCATCCACGAACCGCTCAATATTCTGACAAGCCCGAATTATTTCTGGGGACTGGCAGTCGGAAGCGCCATCTGGAAGGAAATGGGCTGGTGGACGATTATTTTCCTGGCAGCCATTACCGGCATCAATCCGGCACTGTACGAAGCGGCTGAGATCGACGGGGCAGGAAGACTTGCCCGCATCCGTCATATCACGCTGCCGGGGATGAAGGGAACCATTGTGGTCGTGCTGGTGTTGACGATCGGCAGTATTCTTGGAGGCGGACTGGTGGGCTCCAACTTCGAGCAGGCGTACCTGTTCGGCAACAGCATCAACAATCCGACTTCGGAGATTGTGCAGACCTATGCGTTCAAGGTGGGGCTGAGGGACGGCCGTTTCTCATATGCAGCGGCTATTGATTTAATCCAGTCGGTGATCTCGGTAATATTAATCTTTTCCAGTAACTTTATCGCCAAACGGATGTCAGGCTCAAGCTTATTCTAG
- a CDS encoding Nif3-like dinuclear metal center hexameric protein, whose protein sequence is MKVQEVIDRILLDCCGGRKLEQTCDVLASGHEDMEVTGIVTTFMATVDVIREAVAIGANLIITHEPTYFTGMDTLDWLQEDPVYLAKRTLIEQHGIAIWRFHDHMHLADTDRIYDGLLKELAWEDKKLEEKNPWGYLIEETTVRALAGFLKQKLGMDVIQIVGNPDSACSRIGILVGGGSLGLGREQMPMELMQEKNLDVMICGDITEWTLCAYVNDAAMLGQNKAMIVIGHERSEEWGMKYMAEWLAPLVSGLPVTFVDAKEPFIYL, encoded by the coding sequence ATGAAAGTGCAAGAGGTAATTGACCGGATTCTGCTTGATTGCTGCGGCGGCCGCAAGCTGGAGCAGACCTGCGATGTGCTTGCGAGCGGGCATGAGGACATGGAAGTGACTGGCATCGTTACTACATTTATGGCTACGGTGGATGTCATCCGGGAAGCGGTTGCCATCGGAGCGAACCTGATTATTACCCATGAGCCAACCTATTTCACTGGAATGGATACGCTGGACTGGCTGCAGGAGGACCCTGTGTACCTGGCCAAGCGGACCTTGATCGAGCAGCACGGAATCGCCATCTGGAGATTTCATGACCATATGCATTTGGCGGACACGGACCGCATTTATGACGGCTTGCTCAAGGAGCTGGCGTGGGAGGACAAGAAGCTTGAAGAGAAAAATCCCTGGGGTTATCTCATCGAAGAGACAACGGTCCGGGCGCTGGCTGGCTTCCTGAAGCAAAAACTTGGCATGGATGTCATTCAGATTGTCGGCAATCCCGATTCCGCTTGCTCCCGCATCGGCATATTGGTTGGAGGCGGAAGCCTGGGTCTGGGCCGGGAGCAAATGCCCATGGAGCTGATGCAGGAAAAGAACCTCGATGTGATGATCTGCGGCGATATCACGGAATGGACCTTGTGCGCATATGTCAACGATGCCGCGATGCTCGGCCAGAATAAAGCGATGATAGTGATTGGCCATGAGCGTTCCGAGGAGTGGGGCATGAAGTATATGGCGGAATGGCTGGCGCCGCTGGTGAGCGGCCTTCCGGTAACGTTTGTTGATGCGAAGGAGCCGTTTATTTATCTGTAG
- a CDS encoding carbohydrate ABC transporter permease, which produces MIQTRGERTFVIFSAIVMILLTVFAFLPFLLIVIASFTDETALIRNGYSFFPEQTSLDAYLYIKASAYTFVRAYGVSFLVTLLGTGFGLLITSMLAYPMSRTDFKYHNTLAFIVFFTMLFSGGIVPSYIMWTQYFHIKDTLWALIVPNLLSNGFNVLLVRNYFKNNVPVEIIEASQIDGASELRTFFRIMLPLSMPVMATVGLFMGLAYWNDWINALYFVSKPKWYGIQNLLIQLMNNIQFLNSGQASGVIGAEAVKLPSTAVRMAMAVLGIVPVLFVLPFMQKYLTRGVVIGAVKG; this is translated from the coding sequence ATGATACAAACCAGAGGGGAACGAACATTTGTTATTTTCTCTGCGATCGTGATGATCTTGCTGACTGTATTTGCATTTTTGCCCTTCCTTCTGATCGTCATTGCCTCGTTCACCGACGAAACGGCCCTGATCCGGAACGGATACAGCTTTTTTCCCGAGCAGACAAGTCTTGACGCGTACTTATACATTAAAGCTTCAGCATACACCTTCGTAAGAGCCTACGGGGTTTCCTTTCTGGTTACGCTGCTGGGTACCGGATTTGGTCTGCTGATTACAAGCATGCTTGCTTATCCCATGTCCCGTACCGATTTCAAATATCACAATACGCTGGCTTTTATCGTGTTTTTTACGATGCTGTTCAGCGGGGGGATTGTCCCTTCCTATATCATGTGGACCCAGTATTTCCATATCAAGGATACGCTATGGGCGCTTATTGTGCCGAACCTGCTGTCGAACGGCTTCAATGTGCTGCTGGTCCGGAACTATTTCAAAAATAATGTGCCCGTGGAAATCATCGAGGCTTCCCAGATTGACGGGGCGTCGGAGCTGCGGACCTTCTTCCGGATTATGCTTCCGTTGTCCATGCCGGTTATGGCCACCGTCGGCCTGTTTATGGGGCTGGCCTACTGGAACGACTGGATCAATGCGCTTTATTTTGTGTCGAAACCGAAATGGTACGGCATTCAGAATCTGCTGATCCAGCTGATGAACAACATTCAATTCCTCAACTCCGGCCAGGCCAGCGGTGTGATCGGAGCAGAAGCGGTGAAGCTGCCGAGCACGGCGGTACGGATGGCTATGGCGGTGCTGGGCATTGTGCCGGTATTGTTCGTTCTGCCCTTTATGCAGAAGTATTTAACCCGCGGGGTTGTCATCGGCGCAGTGAAAGGCTAA
- a CDS encoding ABC transporter permease has translation MTAKRKSKPLKKTLPLLILAAPGLLYFLVNSYFPMFGVFIAFKDVNYAKGIFGSDWIGFQNFTFLFQTSDAWIMTRNTLLYNITFIALGTIVSIIIAILMSELLSKLYSKLFMTGLILPNLISMVVLSLLVFAFLNADSGFVNHSILRPLGLPEINWYSEPKYWPYLLVMIQIWKTAGYGSIVYFASIAGIDKSIYEAAKIDGAGKLKQIRMITLPLLKPTVIVLVLMSMGRIFNSDFGLFYQVPMNSGALFSATQTIDTYVYRALMQLNDIGMSAAAGLYQSLVGFVLVLTVNAIVKKVNSENALF, from the coding sequence ATGACCGCCAAACGCAAATCCAAACCTCTCAAAAAGACGCTTCCCTTATTAATATTGGCCGCTCCGGGCCTGCTCTATTTTCTGGTCAACAGCTATTTTCCGATGTTCGGGGTGTTTATCGCTTTCAAGGATGTCAATTACGCCAAAGGAATTTTCGGAAGCGATTGGATCGGATTCCAGAACTTTACCTTTCTGTTCCAGACCAGCGATGCCTGGATTATGACGCGGAATACCTTGCTCTACAATATCACTTTTATCGCGCTGGGGACCATTGTTTCCATTATTATTGCCATCCTGATGTCGGAGCTGCTGAGTAAGCTGTACTCGAAGCTTTTTATGACCGGGCTGATTCTGCCCAACCTGATCTCCATGGTTGTTCTTTCCCTGCTGGTCTTTGCTTTCCTTAACGCGGACAGCGGGTTCGTCAATCATTCTATTCTCCGCCCGCTTGGTCTTCCGGAGATCAACTGGTATTCAGAGCCGAAATATTGGCCTTATCTGTTAGTTATGATTCAGATCTGGAAAACGGCAGGCTACGGCTCCATCGTCTATTTCGCTTCCATCGCGGGAATTGACAAGAGTATTTATGAAGCTGCCAAGATTGATGGCGCGGGGAAGCTGAAGCAGATCCGCATGATTACACTGCCGCTTCTGAAGCCGACGGTCATTGTGCTGGTGCTCATGTCGATGGGACGGATATTCAACTCCGATTTCGGCCTGTTCTACCAGGTTCCGATGAATTCGGGTGCACTGTTCAGTGCCACCCAAACCATTGATACGTATGTCTACCGCGCTTTAATGCAGTTGAATGATATCGGAATGTCCGCAGCAGCAGGCTTGTATCAATCCCTGGTCGGATTTGTGCTGGTGCTTACGGTAAATGCCATCGTCAAAAAGGTTAATTCAGAAAACGCTTTGTTCTAG
- a CDS encoding ABC transporter substrate-binding protein has translation MKSKKGLGSLLLSTVLCSSLLAACSNNSNTSATDSGNTPAKEKLTEIVFALPSFNRIPDDLSKVTDAINAITTEKIGVKVDFRLYGPSDYAQKVNLALQSGEKMDVFTTLGQLSNYVSKSQVSPLEELLPKYGKEMTAILEKDFGPDILKATTMDGHIYGIPVNKGMALPTIVIYNSEMLKEAGLSADQIRTAEDLPAVFAAVKQKNPDVVPFGPISVNPTDTGLINMLKGANKVDYLTDTTGVGVVIGDSGKVVNYYETDIFKNGIQMMRDWFNAGYLQKDTATTTVTAMELISSGRGFSYIGGYSGMEVGKTLSALAGKTLETKRIAPFYFDTSAVNSVTWMVSSTSKEQEAAVKFLNLLYTDADLINTILFGVEGEDYLKVDEHHVKFPEGMDANTVPYTAMLSSGVVGSESLQYQFEGINWSDVELKLKENKDTERSPYFGFIFDQSQVKTQISAVNNVVNQFLPALVSGSLDPDTIIPKFINALKDAGAQAIIDSKQKQLDEWIAAQNK, from the coding sequence ATGAAAAGTAAAAAGGGGTTAGGTTCATTATTGTTGTCAACGGTGTTATGCAGTTCACTTCTGGCGGCTTGCAGCAACAATTCAAATACATCCGCAACCGATTCCGGGAATACCCCGGCAAAGGAGAAACTGACGGAGATTGTTTTTGCCCTGCCGTCATTCAACCGGATTCCGGATGATCTGAGCAAAGTAACAGACGCAATCAATGCGATCACCACAGAAAAGATCGGGGTAAAGGTGGATTTCCGTCTGTATGGTCCTTCCGATTATGCCCAGAAGGTCAATCTGGCTCTGCAGAGCGGAGAGAAAATGGATGTCTTCACCACCCTGGGGCAGCTCTCGAATTATGTGTCGAAAAGCCAGGTGTCTCCGCTCGAAGAGCTTCTTCCGAAATACGGAAAGGAAATGACTGCGATCCTGGAAAAGGACTTCGGTCCCGATATTCTCAAAGCTACAACGATGGACGGGCATATCTACGGAATTCCGGTGAATAAAGGGATGGCCTTGCCCACTATTGTGATCTACAACTCCGAAATGTTGAAAGAAGCGGGGTTATCGGCTGACCAGATCCGCACGGCTGAGGATCTGCCCGCCGTCTTCGCGGCCGTGAAGCAGAAGAATCCCGATGTGGTTCCGTTCGGACCGATCAGTGTGAATCCGACAGATACGGGGCTTATCAATATGCTGAAAGGCGCGAACAAGGTCGATTACCTGACGGATACAACCGGAGTCGGCGTTGTCATCGGCGACAGCGGCAAAGTCGTTAATTACTATGAAACCGATATCTTTAAGAACGGAATTCAAATGATGAGAGACTGGTTCAATGCGGGTTATCTGCAAAAGGATACCGCAACGACGACGGTTACAGCCATGGAGCTGATTTCTTCCGGACGCGGTTTCTCCTATATTGGAGGCTACAGCGGCATGGAGGTAGGTAAAACCCTGAGCGCCCTGGCAGGAAAAACGCTGGAAACCAAACGGATCGCTCCTTTTTATTTTGATACAAGCGCCGTGAACTCTGTAACCTGGATGGTGTCCAGCACCTCTAAGGAGCAGGAGGCCGCTGTGAAATTCCTGAACCTGCTCTACACAGACGCCGATCTGATCAATACCATTCTCTTTGGCGTGGAAGGGGAGGATTACCTGAAGGTTGACGAGCATCATGTGAAATTCCCGGAAGGCATGGATGCCAACACGGTGCCTTACACAGCAATGCTGAGCTCCGGGGTTGTAGGCTCGGAATCCCTCCAGTATCAGTTCGAGGGCATCAACTGGTCGGATGTGGAATTGAAGCTGAAGGAAAACAAGGATACGGAAAGATCGCCGTATTTCGGATTTATTTTCGACCAGAGTCAAGTGAAAACACAGATCAGCGCCGTGAACAACGTCGTGAATCAATTCCTGCCGGCGCTGGTCAGCGGCTCGCTTGACCCGGATACGATTATTCCGAAATTCATCAATGCGCTCAAGGATGCAGGGGCCCAGGCCATCATTGACAGCAAGCAGAAGCAGCTGGACGAATGGATTGCCGCGCAGAACAAATAA
- a CDS encoding helix-turn-helix domain-containing protein — translation MRCLLIDDDIPTVHALLGIVNWEEFGVTEVLTAYNIEEAKQIFNGGKPDLIICDIEMPRGSGMDMIQWAREHQYEGGFIFLTCHASFTFASQAILYNADSYLVKPLDKQELEAAVQKSIETLKKKALMGEYSKLGKAWLKNKDLVERGFWNDVLTAAISPRIHLIQSEAQKRELDVYVDTEYVLLLVSVPRSQIEREWDDSIFHYALTNLISEILTGQISAGRIIAYQADNVFYNAILVENGMDIRELQHSAEHIILMCRQYLKCTATCYLSEKAAVSGLSQIKTELEQLDESNIIFRGEVHHQNEPFHYDTTERFTLDMELFTMLFIQKEKVQIVNRLKKELETLAALNKLNSATLHSIREDFLQVVYSLLSRHQIGAHRLFAGEAAQQLAHNADSSVFDFMKWAQAVTDKTVDSIKEVLQSEGVVERAKRFIHENFRQDLSREDVAASVYLTGDYLAKVFKNETGQTVKEYLNDCRIKEAKQRLIESTASIGDIAMDTGFDTISYFSTVFKKLTGETPIAYRSKHKSVR, via the coding sequence ATGCGTTGCTTGTTAATTGATGATGATATCCCTACGGTTCATGCTCTGCTCGGTATTGTAAATTGGGAGGAATTTGGAGTGACCGAGGTGCTGACCGCTTATAACATAGAGGAAGCGAAGCAGATCTTCAATGGCGGCAAGCCCGATCTGATTATCTGTGATATTGAAATGCCCAGAGGCTCCGGGATGGATATGATCCAGTGGGCCAGGGAGCATCAATATGAGGGAGGGTTCATATTCCTGACCTGTCATGCGAGCTTCACCTTCGCGTCCCAGGCGATTCTCTACAATGCCGATTCTTATCTGGTCAAACCGCTGGACAAGCAGGAGCTGGAAGCTGCGGTGCAGAAATCCATCGAGACGCTCAAGAAGAAGGCGCTGATGGGCGAATACAGCAAGCTGGGGAAGGCCTGGCTGAAGAATAAAGATTTGGTGGAGCGGGGCTTCTGGAACGATGTGCTGACCGCCGCGATTTCTCCCCGAATCCATCTGATTCAGAGTGAGGCCCAGAAGCGGGAGCTGGACGTGTACGTCGATACCGAATACGTTCTGCTTCTCGTAAGCGTCCCGCGCTCCCAGATTGAACGGGAGTGGGATGATAGCATATTCCATTATGCGCTGACCAACCTGATTTCCGAAATTCTCACCGGCCAGATCAGTGCGGGCCGGATTATTGCTTATCAAGCTGACAATGTATTCTACAATGCCATTCTTGTCGAGAACGGCATGGATATACGGGAGCTTCAGCACAGTGCGGAGCATATCATCCTCATGTGCAGGCAATATTTGAAATGTACGGCTACCTGTTATCTCAGTGAGAAGGCGGCTGTTTCGGGACTCTCGCAGATCAAGACGGAGCTGGAGCAGCTCGATGAGTCCAACATCATTTTCAGAGGTGAGGTGCATCATCAGAATGAGCCTTTCCATTACGATACTACCGAGCGCTTCACGCTGGATATGGAGCTGTTCACCATGCTGTTCATCCAGAAGGAGAAGGTCCAGATTGTAAATCGGCTGAAGAAGGAACTGGAGACGCTGGCGGCTCTGAACAAGCTGAATTCGGCGACACTGCATTCGATCCGCGAGGACTTCCTGCAGGTGGTCTATTCGCTGCTCTCGCGGCACCAGATTGGAGCGCACCGGCTTTTTGCCGGGGAGGCCGCCCAGCAATTGGCTCATAATGCCGACAGCAGCGTGTTTGATTTCATGAAATGGGCCCAGGCGGTCACGGATAAAACGGTAGATTCCATTAAAGAAGTGCTGCAATCCGAAGGTGTGGTTGAAAGAGCCAAGCGCTTTATTCATGAGAACTTCAGACAGGATCTCAGCCGTGAGGATGTCGCGGCAAGCGTCTATCTGACGGGCGATTATCTCGCCAAGGTCTTCAAGAATGAGACGGGGCAGACGGTGAAGGAGTATCTGAATGACTGCCGGATCAAGGAGGCCAAGCAGAGATTGATTGAGAGTACGGCCAGCATAGGCGACATCGCTATGGATACCGGGTTTGATACGATCTCTTACTTCTCCACGGTATTCAAAAAACTGACCGGAGAAACACCGATTGCCTACCGCTCCAAGCATAAATCTGTCCGGTAA
- a CDS encoding sensor histidine kinase, which translates to MIRTNSIVFKFSVQLTVILAILLSILVLSNIYSLEVVRSNALTSSRNTLAIYQANIHNNLNNFSKDLTEVFDNNIDAAVGFAYLEESSQYFRAMELKNTLLAKMSNDYASDGMFIRIPGESALEQFSNRIQSGDKLALVNFLDTYEFSSGPSVEAKPWKTLQIEGDYYLFNYITYSGVSFGTFVKADNLLSMVNRGGNDQNRYVLSSTEGRILSANHIVLQAVATLDSLTREYKRSYMIVSEPITEFGQITNIVAKGSLFAGLKLIQWSIVFLAVLSVIVVPLVLRFLTRDVLKPILELVKAAKVVEQGQLEYSVPKGTPYSLEFMKLFHAFESMVSEISGLKIQSYEEQIETSRAEIKYLQMQIRPHFFLNAISTITSLTYQNKNEEIRQLIQCLSEHLRYMLKGGLAEVPMEEEIRHAENYIRMQEIRYPDQVFYMTEINEESRCVPIPQFMIQTFVENAFKHAMFYKEMLSIFIRVRSETREGSPFVKIEIEDNGGGFSAEWLNNPEAEEAAEDGGRVGIANIRKTLRLLYKRSDLLKLSNAGQAGARVELWIPVEEARREPI; encoded by the coding sequence ATGATTCGGACAAACAGTATCGTATTCAAGTTTTCGGTGCAGCTGACGGTTATTCTGGCGATTCTGCTGTCCATCCTTGTGCTGAGCAATATTTACTCCCTGGAAGTGGTACGAAGCAATGCGCTTACCAGCTCCAGGAACACACTTGCCATCTACCAGGCGAACATTCATAACAACCTCAATAACTTCTCCAAAGATCTGACCGAAGTGTTCGATAATAATATTGATGCCGCAGTGGGTTTTGCCTACTTGGAGGAGAGCAGCCAGTATTTCAGAGCTATGGAGCTCAAAAATACGCTGCTGGCCAAGATGTCGAACGATTATGCCAGCGACGGCATGTTCATCAGAATTCCCGGCGAGTCTGCGCTTGAGCAGTTCAGCAACCGGATACAATCCGGGGACAAGCTTGCTCTGGTCAATTTTCTTGACACTTACGAGTTCAGCTCCGGGCCATCCGTTGAAGCCAAGCCATGGAAGACGCTGCAGATCGAGGGAGACTACTATCTGTTCAATTATATTACCTACTCGGGAGTCAGCTTTGGAACGTTTGTCAAAGCGGACAACCTGCTGTCGATGGTTAACAGAGGAGGCAACGATCAGAATCGGTATGTGCTGAGCAGTACAGAGGGGAGAATTCTGTCGGCTAACCATATCGTGCTGCAGGCAGTTGCCACTCTGGACAGCCTGACCAGAGAGTACAAGCGCAGCTATATGATTGTGTCTGAGCCAATCACGGAATTCGGACAGATTACAAATATCGTAGCCAAGGGAAGCCTGTTCGCGGGCTTAAAGCTGATTCAATGGAGCATCGTTTTCTTGGCCGTTCTCTCGGTTATTGTAGTCCCGCTCGTGCTGCGGTTCTTGACAAGGGATGTGTTGAAGCCGATTCTGGAGCTGGTGAAGGCGGCCAAAGTGGTGGAGCAGGGGCAGCTGGAGTATTCTGTTCCCAAGGGCACGCCGTATTCCCTGGAGTTCATGAAGCTGTTTCATGCGTTCGAATCCATGGTCAGCGAAATCAGCGGCTTGAAGATTCAATCCTATGAGGAACAGATTGAAACCAGCCGGGCGGAGATCAAATATCTGCAGATGCAAATCAGGCCCCATTTCTTTCTGAATGCCATCTCGACGATCACCAGCCTGACCTATCAGAATAAAAACGAAGAAATCCGGCAGCTGATCCAATGTCTGTCCGAGCATCTTCGGTATATGCTGAAGGGCGGACTCGCAGAGGTCCCTATGGAGGAAGAAATCCGCCATGCTGAAAATTACATTCGGATGCAGGAGATTCGTTATCCTGACCAAGTGTTCTATATGACCGAGATTAATGAGGAGTCCCGGTGCGTCCCTATTCCTCAATTCATGATTCAGACCTTTGTGGAGAATGCGTTCAAGCACGCGATGTTCTATAAAGAGATGTTATCCATATTCATCCGTGTCCGGTCGGAGACAAGGGAGGGAAGCCCGTTTGTCAAAATTGAAATCGAGGACAACGGAGGAGGCTTCTCCGCCGAATGGCTGAATAACCCGGAGGCCGAAGAAGCTGCGGAGGATGGGGGCCGGGTCGGCATTGCCAATATTCGAAAAACGCTCCGGCTGCTCTACAAACGCTCCGATCTGCTTAAGCTGTCCAATGCCGGGCAGGCCGGAGCAAGAGTGGAATTGTGGATACCGGTAGAGGAAGCCCGCCGCGAGCCGATCTAG
- a CDS encoding alpha/beta hydrolase: MATLQISFHSKCLRREVIFNALLPVDLPEGFGQPVWSGEPLKAIYLLHGFSGSHNDWMNFSRIRELSDRYQIAVFMPAGENRFYLDDENRGEWFGEYIGKELVDFTRKLFPLSTRREDTYIGGLSMGGYGAIRNGLKYVEQFGRIIALSSALIPYRIANVAPDYDDVIAGYNYYTSTFGDLSQLLGSDKDPESLVLDMKKKGLKQPELYMACGTDDFLLDVNRRFHEFLEREQVGHLYVEDAGAHTWDYWNKHIEAALKWAAEDSAAI, encoded by the coding sequence TTGGCTACGCTGCAAATAAGTTTTCATTCGAAATGCCTGAGAAGAGAGGTGATCTTCAACGCATTATTGCCGGTCGATCTGCCTGAAGGATTTGGACAACCGGTATGGTCGGGGGAACCTCTGAAGGCCATTTATCTCCTGCATGGCTTTTCCGGAAGCCATAACGACTGGATGAATTTCTCGCGGATCAGGGAACTGTCGGACAGGTACCAGATTGCGGTTTTTATGCCTGCCGGCGAAAATCGCTTCTATCTGGATGATGAGAACAGGGGCGAATGGTTCGGAGAATACATCGGTAAGGAGCTGGTGGATTTCACGCGCAAGCTGTTCCCGCTGTCTACAAGACGCGAAGATACCTATATCGGCGGTTTGTCCATGGGAGGTTATGGCGCAATCCGCAACGGTCTGAAGTATGTGGAACAATTTGGACGTATTATTGCCTTGTCCTCAGCACTGATTCCTTATAGAATTGCGAATGTGGCTCCGGATTACGATGACGTTATAGCCGGCTATAATTACTACACAAGCACCTTTGGTGATCTGAGTCAATTGCTTGGCAGTGACAAAGACCCGGAAAGCCTTGTTCTTGATATGAAAAAGAAGGGACTTAAGCAGCCTGAGCTGTATATGGCCTGCGGGACGGATGATTTCCTGCTGGACGTGAACCGCAGGTTCCATGAATTCCTTGAACGGGAACAGGTCGGGCATCTATATGTTGAAGATGCGGGAGCACATACCTGGGACTACTGGAATAAGCACATTGAAGCTGCGCTGAAGTGGGCAGCGGAAGACAGCGCTGCTATTTAA
- the gtfA gene encoding sucrose phosphorylase, translating into MAIKNKVQLITYPDSMGGNLKVLHEQLQKHFTDIFPGGIHILPPFPSSGDRGFAPLTYLEIEPDFGTWEDIRAIGEQFDVLVDLMVNHISRQSLYFQDFLEKGRASGYADLFITLDKIWENGEPVGADIEKMFLRRSVPYSSFSTLGNGGEEKVWTTFGKTDPSEQIDLDIHSPLTRQLLQSFFENFKAQNVKIVRLDAVGYVIKKLGTSCFFVEPEIYEFLGWIRQMADSLDMELLPEVHAHYSTQYKLSEYGCWIYDFILPYRVLEALTGRSNAELYSYLKTRPHKQFTMLDCHDGIPVKPDLDDLLDTDKARELVDICVERGANLSLILSEEHKAADGFDVHQIRCTYYSALNENDDAYIAARAIQFFTPGIPQVYYVGLMAGRNDIEQVEKTGEGREINRHNYTVEEIERGLEQDVVKRLMKLIRFRNTYSAFDGVFQVLDAAPDEIRLLWEQNGKYCRLFISLQTYQTVIEFVDEEGRPATYQV; encoded by the coding sequence GTGGCTATCAAAAATAAAGTACAGTTGATTACATATCCCGATTCCATGGGCGGTAATCTGAAGGTGCTGCATGAGCAGCTTCAGAAGCATTTCACCGATATTTTTCCGGGCGGTATTCATATTCTTCCTCCGTTTCCTTCCTCCGGGGACCGGGGATTTGCTCCGCTCACCTACCTTGAGATCGAGCCGGACTTCGGCACATGGGAGGATATCCGGGCGATAGGCGAACAGTTCGATGTGCTGGTGGACCTGATGGTGAATCACATCTCCAGACAATCGCTGTATTTTCAAGACTTCCTTGAGAAAGGCCGGGCTTCCGGATATGCCGATTTATTTATAACCCTGGACAAGATATGGGAGAACGGAGAGCCTGTCGGGGCGGATATCGAGAAAATGTTCCTGCGGCGGTCTGTCCCGTATTCAAGCTTCTCCACCCTCGGAAACGGCGGGGAAGAAAAGGTGTGGACGACCTTTGGCAAGACGGACCCGTCGGAGCAGATTGATCTGGATATCCATTCTCCGCTCACCCGGCAGCTGCTGCAGTCATTTTTTGAGAATTTCAAGGCGCAGAACGTCAAGATTGTAAGGCTGGATGCTGTCGGGTATGTTATCAAGAAACTGGGGACCAGTTGTTTTTTTGTGGAACCGGAGATTTACGAGTTTCTCGGCTGGATCAGGCAGATGGCGGATTCGCTGGACATGGAGTTGCTGCCTGAGGTACATGCGCACTATAGCACTCAATACAAACTATCGGAATACGGATGCTGGATATACGATTTCATCCTGCCCTACCGGGTGCTTGAGGCGCTTACCGGCAGGTCTAATGCAGAGCTGTATTCCTATCTCAAAACCCGGCCGCATAAGCAGTTCACCATGCTTGATTGCCATGACGGCATTCCTGTTAAGCCGGATCTGGACGATCTCCTCGATACGGATAAAGCCAGAGAATTGGTCGATATCTGCGTAGAAAGGGGGGCGAATCTGAGCCTCATTCTGTCGGAGGAGCACAAAGCTGCAGACGGGTTCGATGTCCATCAGATCCGCTGCACGTATTATAGTGCGCTGAATGAAAACGATGATGCGTATATTGCCGCAAGAGCGATCCAATTCTTCACCCCAGGCATTCCGCAGGTGTATTATGTGGGTTTAATGGCCGGTAGAAATGATATAGAACAGGTAGAAAAGACGGGCGAAGGACGGGAAATCAACCGTCATAACTATACCGTGGAGGAAATCGAGCGGGGACTTGAACAAGATGTCGTGAAGCGGCTCATGAAGCTGATCCGCTTTCGCAATACTTACAGTGCCTTCGATGGGGTGTTTCAGGTGCTGGATGCTGCACCGGATGAGATCCGTTTGCTGTGGGAACAAAACGGGAAATATTGCAGGCTGTTCATCAGCCTGCAGACGTATCAGACTGTTATTGAATTTGTGGATGAAGAAGGAAGGCCTGCCACGTATCAGGTATAG